From the genome of Carassius auratus strain Wakin chromosome 26, ASM336829v1, whole genome shotgun sequence, one region includes:
- the LOC113044012 gene encoding G protein-regulated inducer of neurite outgrowth 3-like, giving the protein MENVPNPKRTVTVQMMPQLSNIDVLGNKELNANWDIEPKLTLNLDCSSGRKTKPDQDNMHLKSSLKDSHTTLLGGTVLEDKNMSSRDSEDHKQPQNSHTNMKTTGQSARNAEGRKTERDTNSNLKTVLSTSSPSSTATHSKEKNGNSTTKTLENELHEPKAQCKASAVEETNAIKGTLHNQISHGALASLQKDSTPSANNTIKDMPLLSQTKDADYTTSSTPSELVSTTSAPKTNHSQVATTETSLPAPGTSIKTPQLHETHHPTPTKEDKCSNDFKDFKPTGTSQDISSGHPMETSTSNASHMEVIDEEVQTQGASPEEQKPIHCKLYREASTMTSAIELGNRPSMQRHDAEVQAVATVCSQSTATSPSLLSLQPHRRSVGLLPEETDSIAVVVEVKTTSENYCNTPSVVSSSTKPPQSGTVMVHVDADLQEESKLGAKPKEPLHSSQRGFSPLQPVYQINVETCSQTKQSNETTSQGSPASGPHNVACLQEPIAASNQACKDLQEKSAKPPASKSEMPKEAGSAKPPKDITMATPPTSSSTPQSKKTDRQQQGASKLDPEKDDQEAKQPKNSVHDVVWDEQGMTWEVYGASVDPESLGFAIQSHLQCKIKEHEKIIARTVLRKSLSSPPGKKNKRRQVNINFRSMFQNVRRPNCCARPSVLE; this is encoded by the coding sequence ATGGAAAATGTACCAAACCCCAAAAGGACTGTCACTGTCCAGATGATGCCGCAGCTCTCTAATATAGATGTGCTGGGAAATAAAGAGTTAAACGCTAACTGGGACATTGAGCCAAAGTTAACCTTAAATCTGGATTGTTCCTCTGGCCGAAAAACTAAACCAGATCAGGATAATATGCACCTCAAGTCCTCCCTCAAAGATTCCCACACCACTCTTCTTGGAGGAACTGTCCTTGAAGACAAAAACATGTCATCCCGTGACAGCGAAGATCACAAGCAACCTCAAAACAGTCACACAAACATGAAGACGACAGGTCAGAGTGCCAGGAACGCAGAAGGAAGAAAAACTGAACGTGACACGAATTCGAATCTGAAGACTGTCCTTTCAACATCTAGCCCATCGTCTACAGCTACACATAGCAAGGAGAAAAATGGCAATAGCACAACAAAGACACTTGAAAACGAACTACATGAGCCCAAAGCACAGTGCAAAGCATCAGCAGTTGAAGAAACTAATGCAATCAAAGGGACACTTCACAATCAAATATCACACGGGGCTCTGGCTTCCCTTCAGAAGGATTCAACTCCCAGCGCCAACAACACAATCAAAGATATGCCACTTTTATCCCAAACAAAAGATGCAGATTACACCACCAGCAGTACCCCGTCTGAACTGGTTTCCACCACCAGTGCTCCTAAAACCAATCACTCTCAAGTTGCAACAACCGAAACATCTCTTCCAGCACCTGGGACGAGTATTAAGACCCCACAACTACACGAGACCCATCATCCAACACCCACTAAAGAGGACAAATGTAGCAATGATTTCAAGGATTTTAAACCAACAGGAACCTCTCAAGATATTTCTTCTGGACATCCAATGGAGACTTCAACTAGCAATGCAAGTCACATGGAAGTGATCGATGAAGAGGTCCAAACACAAGGAGCTTCTCCTGAAGAGCAGAAGCCGATCCACTGCAAACTCTATCGAGAGGCATCTACCATGACTTCAGCCATTGAGTTAGGCAACCGACCCAGCATGCAACGGCATGACGCAGAGGTGCAGGCGGTGGCTACAGTCTGCAGTCAATCTACAGCCACTAGCCCTAGTCTTCTATCTCTACAACCCCATCGGAGATCAGTTGGCCTGCTACCTGAGGAGACCGACAGTATAGCAGTGGTCGTTGAGGTGAAAACCACCTCAGAGAATTATTGCAACACACCATCTGTTGTTTCATCCAGTACAAAGCCTCCACAGTCTGGCACAGTGATGGTGCATGTAGATGCTGACCTTCAGGAAGAGTCCAAGCTTGGGGCCAAGCCTAAAGAGCCTCTACACAGCAGCCAAAGAGGATTTTCGCCGCTTCAACCGGTTTATCAGATCAATGTCGAGACGTGCAGCCAAACCAAGCAATCAAACGAGACTACGAGCCAAGGTTCACCTGCATCTGGTCCTCATAATGTGGCCTGTCTGCAGGAACCCATCGCTGCATCTAATCAGGCCTGCAAAGATCTGCAAGAAAAATCGGCCAAGCCTCCTGCGTCTAAATCCGAGATGCCTAAGGAGGCAGGATCTGCAAAACCTCCAAAGGACATCACAATGGCTACTCCTCCAACATCAAGCTCCACACCACAGAGCAAAAAGACAGACCGGCAACAGCAGGGAGCATCTAAGCTGGACCCTGAGAAAGACGACCAAGAGGCCAAGCAGCCGAAGAACAGCGTGCATGATGTCGTGTGGGACGAGCAGGGTATGACTTGGGAGGTATATGGAGCATCGGTAGATCCCGAGTCACTGGGTTTTGCCATTCAAAGTCACCTGCAGTGTAAAATCAAGGAGCACGAGAAGATAATCGCCCGGACGGTTCTCAGAAAATCCTTGTCTTCGCCTCCCGGCAAGAAAAACAAGAGAAGGCAGGTTAACATCAACTTCAGGTCTATGTTTCAAAATGTTCGCCGACCCAATTGTTGCGCGCGCCCGTCAGTGCTAGAATGA